One region of Eleutherodactylus coqui strain aEleCoq1 chromosome 5, aEleCoq1.hap1, whole genome shotgun sequence genomic DNA includes:
- the LOC136629039 gene encoding oocyte zinc finger protein XlCOF8.4-like gives MEKDRNKMAESILNLTLEILFQLTGEEYKIVKKTSSDGCRAPVCDGWGRPLRPIPGPPPHPLIHEDINVQKILELTNKMIELLTGEVPIRCQDVAVYFCMEEWEYLEGHKDLYKEAMMETRQPLPSLVPSSKRRTPERCPRRLLPQDHQLFFPDKDLANINATGTTLRLKQEFKEESPIVICPDDCIGSSKARLLATDCKAEDWGITQDTYEEPAIIPDIISALHSKDPSSDPLIQFPSYDSSQTDKPNKSYRRGDHQRAHPRKKPYSCSECWKCFNQKSHLVKHQRIHTGEKPFFCSECGKCFNQKPHLVKHQRSHTGEKPYLCSECGKCYTDKSYLVEHQRTHTGEKPFSCSECGKCFNRKAVFVKHQRIHAGEKPYSRSLCRKFSTAALAHISHHRTHTVEKTFSCS, from the exons atggagaaggacagaaataAGATGGCAGAAagtatattaaatctcaccctagagatactcttccagcttactggagag GAATACAaaatagtgaagaagacttctagtgatggctgtcgggctcctgtgtgtgatggatggggaagacctctGAGACCAATCccggggcccccacctcaccccctgatacatgaggacatcaatgtacagaagattctagaactcactaacaagatgattgagctgctgactggagag gttcctataaggtgtcaggatgtcgctgtctatttctgcatggaggagtgggagtatttagaaggacacaaggatctgtacaaggaggccatgatggagacccgccagccgctcccatcactag ttccatccagtaagagaagaaccccagagagatgtccccgtcgtcttcttccacaggaccatcag CTTTTCTTTCCAGATAAAGATCTGGCCAATATTAATGCTACAGGGACAACTTTGAGGCTCAAACAGGAGTTTAAAGAGGAGAGTCCCATAGTTATCTGCCCAG ATGACTGTATCGGGAGCTCAAAGGCGCGTCTGCTAGCCAcagattgtaaagcagaagattggggtatcacacaagatacatatgaagaacctgccattatcccagatatcatctctgcccttcacagcaaagatccatcatctgatcctcttatacagtTCCCATCTtatgattcatcacagactgataagCCAAATAAAAGTTACAGAAGGGGAGACCATCAAAGAGCTCACCCAAggaagaaaccatattcatgttcagaatgttggaaatgttttaatcaaaaatcacatcttgttaagcatcagagaattcacacaggggagaaaccatttttttgttctgaatgtgggaaatgttttaatcaaaAACCGCATCTTGTTaagcatcagagaagtcacacaggagagaaaccatatttatgttcagaatgtgggaaatgttacacagataaatcatatcttgttgaacatcagagaactcacacgggagagaagccattttcatgttcagaatgtgggaaatgttttaatcggAAAGCAGtttttgttaaacatcagagaattcacgcaGGGGAGAAGCCTTATTCACGTTCACTATGTAGAAAATTCTCTACTGCTGCATTAGCTCATATTAGCCATCACAGAACTCACACAGTGGAGAAGACTTTTTCATGTTCATAA